In Panicum virgatum strain AP13 chromosome 4N, P.virgatum_v5, whole genome shotgun sequence, a single window of DNA contains:
- the LOC120669890 gene encoding zinc transporter ZTP29-like isoform X3 produces MLNILPISSVAFIYVYKWIKGDKPTSIHLHPKSIDRSIQTPIHPASPLLLAATAAASSSLQLPDRYVRMHMDPKVSVALTLSLVGGLSTSLGALLAILNRAPNNKTLGMLQGFATGLMLSMSFFDLAYDAINAIGFLKGNLWFFAGALLFSTIADVFPEPDCNLTDQNDKQEKMVGDSIAGKQLMMRHRRRVIFSVVVTAIVAGVSLQNFPVGTAAFLGTTKGFRVGLNLALAIALHYIPEGISVALPAYFATSSKWQAFKLATLSGFAEPLGVIIVGSIHIPKQFES; encoded by the exons ATGCTCAATATCCTTCCAATTTCATCAGTTGcctttatatatgtatataaatgGATAAAGGGAGACAAACCCACATCGATCCATCTCCATCCCAAATCGATCGACCGATCGATCCAAACACCCATTCATCCAGCAAGTCCTCTTCTTCTAgccgctaccgccgccgcctcgtcaaGCCTTCAGTTACCTGATCGATACGTACGCATGCATATGGATCCCAAAGTTTCTGTTGCTCTTACTCTGTCCCTCGTCGGCGGCTTAAGCACCTCACTTG GTGCACTGTTGGCTATACTCAATCGTGCGCCAAATAACAAAACACTTGGGATGTTACAG GGCTTTGCTACTGGACTCATGCTGAGCATGTCTTTCTTTGACTTGGCTTATGATGCCATAAATGCGATTGGTTTTCTGAAAGGAAACCTTTGG TTTTTTGCTGGAGCACTTCTATTTTCAACAATTGCTGATGTTTTCCCTGAGCCAGATTGCAATTTGACAGATCAAAATGACAAACAG GAAAAGATGGTTGGTGACAGCATAGCAGGAAAGCAACTTATGATGAGACACCGTCGAAGAGTGATCTTTAGCGTAGTTGTCACAGCAATTG TTGCCGGTGTGAGCTTGCAAAATTTCCCTGTGGGTACAGCTGCATTTCTTGGAACAACAAAG GGCTTCCGTGTTGGTTTGAATTTGGCTCTTGCTATAGCTCTACACTACATTCCCGAG GGTATTTCAGTAGCTCTCCCAGCGTACTTTGCCACTAGCAG CAAATGGCAAGCCTTCAAACTAGCAACACTATCGGGCTTTGCAGAGCCACTGGGTGTAATTATTGTGGGTAG